The following coding sequences lie in one Miscanthus floridulus cultivar M001 chromosome 9, ASM1932011v1, whole genome shotgun sequence genomic window:
- the LOC136484114 gene encoding LRR receptor kinase SERK2-like isoform X1 → MIDSEIMKLLAFMLLLLGCQQSYLSLAVDFEVEALVEMKMQLVDSRGVLSDWKDNQMSACYWTNVNCQDNKVATIILSSSGLTGTLSPSIAKLTSLQQLKLDNNNITGGIPLEFGNLSSLTILNLGGNNLNGSIPDSLGQLSKLQNLDLSHNYLSGNIPSSFSNLPSLNDINLAYNNIGGEIPQHLLQVAQYNYAGNHLNCGQNLFSCEGGRTRTGGSKNSKLKVVIGSIAGAVTLFVTVALVLLWWQRMRYRPEIFIDVSGQNDHMFEFGQIKRFSWRELQIATNNFSEQNVLGKGGFGKVYKGVLPGPNSIKIAVKRLLNVDSREGEMAFLREVELISIAVHKNILRLTGFCTTPTERLLVYPFMENLSVASRLRDIKLNEPALDWSTRMRIALGAARGLEYLHEHCNPKIIHRDIKAANVLLDGNFEAVVGDFGLAKMMDIGKNTVTTAVRGTMGHIAPEYIKTGRPSVKTDIFGYGVMLLEIMTGERAIAFHPDRIEEAGEIMLIDQVKLWMEEGRLLNLVDRNLGGVYNLEELEKVTQIALLCTHMDPDQRPTMSEVVQMLEGEIVPAERWEEWQLAELQRRQQHEMRQQGKLFNFSEESLNIQEAIELSSGR, encoded by the exons ATGATCGATTCAGAAATAATGAAGCTATTAGCTTTTATGTTACTTCTGTTGGGATGCCAACAGTCTTATCTTTCTCTTGCTGTCGACTTCGAAG TCGAAGCACTGGTTGAAATGAAGATGCAACTTGTCGATAGCCGTGGTGTCCTTAGTGATTGGAAGGATAATCAAATGAGCGCCTGCTACTGGACCAATGTTAATTGTCAAGACAACAAAGTTGCAACAAT AATTTTGAGCTCCTCTGGGTTAACAGGAACCTTATCACCCAGTATTGCAAAGCTAACAAGTTTACAGCAGCT GAAACTGGATAACAACAACATAACTGGAGGGATTCCTCTGGAGTTTGGAAACCTTTCGAGTTTGACAATTCTAAACCTTGGAGGAAATAATTTAAATGGATCAATACCGGACTCCCTTGGACAACTTTCTAAACTCCAAAATCT GGATCTAAGCCATAATTATTTAAGCGGGAATATCCCAAgctctttctcaaatcttccgtCATTGAATGATat TAATCTAGCATATAATAATATTGGCGGTGAAATCCCACAGCATCTACTTCAGGTGGCTCAATACAA CTATGCAGGCAATCACTTGAATTGTGGCCAAAATTTATTTTCATGTGAAGGAGGCAGAACAAGGACAG GTGGATCAAAAAATTCCAAGTTAAAGGTAGTTATTGGAAGCATTGCTGGAGCAGTCACTCTTTTTGTAACTGTAGCTCTAGTTTTGCTATGGTGGCAAAGAATGCGTTACCGGCCTGAAATCTTCATTGACGTGTCAG GTCAGAATGATCATATGTTTGAGTTTGGGCAAATAAAGCGGTTCTCATGGCGGGAGCTTCAGATTGCAACCAACAATTTCAGTGAACAGAACGTTCTTGGCAAGGGTGGTTTTGGTAAGGTGTATAAAGGAGTACTTCCAGGTCCAAACAGTATAAAGATTGCAGTGAAACGGCTACTGAATGTGGACAGTCGTGAAGGGGAAATGGCTTTCCTCAGAGAAGTTGAATTGATAAGCATTGCTGTGCACAAGAACATATTAAGGTTGACAGGATTCTGCACAACACCAACAGAGAGGCTCTTGGTCTACCCTTTCATGGAGAATCTTAGTGTTGCTTCCCGTTTAAGAG ATATAAAACTAAACGAACCAGCGTTAGATTGGTCTACAAGAATGCGAATTGCTCTTGGTGCTGCCCGTGGATTGGAATACCTTCATGAGCACTGCAATCCCAAGATCATCCACCGTGACATCAAGGCTGCAAATGTCCTGCTTGATGGGAACTTTGAAGCAGTGGTAGGAGATTTTGGGTTGGCGAAGATGATGGACATAGGGAAGAACACAGTAACAACAGCGGTTCGTGGGACTATGGGCCACATAGCTCCTGAGTACATAAAGACAGGAAGGCCATCAGTGAAGACAGATATCTTTGGATATGGTGTCATGCTGTTAGAGATTATGACAGGAGAGCGTGCAATTGCATTCCATCCTGACCGTATAGAAGAAGCAGGCGAGATCATGCTCATTGATCAG GTCAAGCTATGGATGGAAGAAGGGCGACTACTCAACCTAGTGGATCGCAATCTAGGTGGCGTCTACAACCTTGAAGAGCTGGAGAAGGTTACCCAGATAGCACTTCTCTGCACTCACATGGACCCTGATCAACGCCCTACAATGTCTGAGGTGGTGCAGATGCTGGAAGGAGAGATTGTCCCAGCAGAGCGGTGGGAGGAATGGCAGCTGGCTGAGCTCCAACGACGACAACAGCATGAGATGAGGCAACAAGGCAAACTATTCAACTTCAGTGAAGAGTCTCTAAACATCCAGGAAGCCATTGAGTTGTCATCTGGCAGATGA
- the LOC136484114 gene encoding LRR receptor kinase SERK2-like isoform X3, with protein MLLPPSPVEALVEMKMQLVDSRGVLSDWKDNQMSACYWTNVNCQDNKVATIILSSSGLTGTLSPSIAKLTSLQQLKLDNNNITGGIPLEFGNLSSLTILNLGGNNLNGSIPDSLGQLSKLQNLDLSHNYLSGNIPSSFSNLPSLNDINLAYNNIGGEIPQHLLQVAQYNYAGNHLNCGQNLFSCEGGRTRTGGSKNSKLKVVIGSIAGAVTLFVTVALVLLWWQRMRYRPEIFIDVSGQNDHMFEFGQIKRFSWRELQIATNNFSEQNVLGKGGFGKVYKGVLPGPNSIKIAVKRLLNVDSREGEMAFLREVELISIAVHKNILRLTGFCTTPTERLLVYPFMENLSVASRLRDIKLNEPALDWSTRMRIALGAARGLEYLHEHCNPKIIHRDIKAANVLLDGNFEAVVGDFGLAKMMDIGKNTVTTAVRGTMGHIAPEYIKTGRPSVKTDIFGYGVMLLEIMTGERAIAFHPDRIEEAGEIMLIDQVKLWMEEGRLLNLVDRNLGGVYNLEELEKVTQIALLCTHMDPDQRPTMSEVVQMLEGEIVPAERWEEWQLAELQRRQQHEMRQQGKLFNFSEESLNIQEAIELSSGR; from the exons TCGAAGCACTGGTTGAAATGAAGATGCAACTTGTCGATAGCCGTGGTGTCCTTAGTGATTGGAAGGATAATCAAATGAGCGCCTGCTACTGGACCAATGTTAATTGTCAAGACAACAAAGTTGCAACAAT AATTTTGAGCTCCTCTGGGTTAACAGGAACCTTATCACCCAGTATTGCAAAGCTAACAAGTTTACAGCAGCT GAAACTGGATAACAACAACATAACTGGAGGGATTCCTCTGGAGTTTGGAAACCTTTCGAGTTTGACAATTCTAAACCTTGGAGGAAATAATTTAAATGGATCAATACCGGACTCCCTTGGACAACTTTCTAAACTCCAAAATCT GGATCTAAGCCATAATTATTTAAGCGGGAATATCCCAAgctctttctcaaatcttccgtCATTGAATGATat TAATCTAGCATATAATAATATTGGCGGTGAAATCCCACAGCATCTACTTCAGGTGGCTCAATACAA CTATGCAGGCAATCACTTGAATTGTGGCCAAAATTTATTTTCATGTGAAGGAGGCAGAACAAGGACAG GTGGATCAAAAAATTCCAAGTTAAAGGTAGTTATTGGAAGCATTGCTGGAGCAGTCACTCTTTTTGTAACTGTAGCTCTAGTTTTGCTATGGTGGCAAAGAATGCGTTACCGGCCTGAAATCTTCATTGACGTGTCAG GTCAGAATGATCATATGTTTGAGTTTGGGCAAATAAAGCGGTTCTCATGGCGGGAGCTTCAGATTGCAACCAACAATTTCAGTGAACAGAACGTTCTTGGCAAGGGTGGTTTTGGTAAGGTGTATAAAGGAGTACTTCCAGGTCCAAACAGTATAAAGATTGCAGTGAAACGGCTACTGAATGTGGACAGTCGTGAAGGGGAAATGGCTTTCCTCAGAGAAGTTGAATTGATAAGCATTGCTGTGCACAAGAACATATTAAGGTTGACAGGATTCTGCACAACACCAACAGAGAGGCTCTTGGTCTACCCTTTCATGGAGAATCTTAGTGTTGCTTCCCGTTTAAGAG ATATAAAACTAAACGAACCAGCGTTAGATTGGTCTACAAGAATGCGAATTGCTCTTGGTGCTGCCCGTGGATTGGAATACCTTCATGAGCACTGCAATCCCAAGATCATCCACCGTGACATCAAGGCTGCAAATGTCCTGCTTGATGGGAACTTTGAAGCAGTGGTAGGAGATTTTGGGTTGGCGAAGATGATGGACATAGGGAAGAACACAGTAACAACAGCGGTTCGTGGGACTATGGGCCACATAGCTCCTGAGTACATAAAGACAGGAAGGCCATCAGTGAAGACAGATATCTTTGGATATGGTGTCATGCTGTTAGAGATTATGACAGGAGAGCGTGCAATTGCATTCCATCCTGACCGTATAGAAGAAGCAGGCGAGATCATGCTCATTGATCAG GTCAAGCTATGGATGGAAGAAGGGCGACTACTCAACCTAGTGGATCGCAATCTAGGTGGCGTCTACAACCTTGAAGAGCTGGAGAAGGTTACCCAGATAGCACTTCTCTGCACTCACATGGACCCTGATCAACGCCCTACAATGTCTGAGGTGGTGCAGATGCTGGAAGGAGAGATTGTCCCAGCAGAGCGGTGGGAGGAATGGCAGCTGGCTGAGCTCCAACGACGACAACAGCATGAGATGAGGCAACAAGGCAAACTATTCAACTTCAGTGAAGAGTCTCTAAACATCCAGGAAGCCATTGAGTTGTCATCTGGCAGATGA
- the LOC136484114 gene encoding LRR receptor kinase SERK2-like isoform X5 — protein sequence MPTVLSFSCCRLRRILSSSGLTGTLSPSIAKLTSLQQLKLDNNNITGGIPLEFGNLSSLTILNLGGNNLNGSIPDSLGQLSKLQNLDLSHNYLSGNIPSSFSNLPSLNDINLAYNNIGGEIPQHLLQVAQYNYAGNHLNCGQNLFSCEGGRTRTGGSKNSKLKVVIGSIAGAVTLFVTVALVLLWWQRMRYRPEIFIDVSGQNDHMFEFGQIKRFSWRELQIATNNFSEQNVLGKGGFGKVYKGVLPGPNSIKIAVKRLLNVDSREGEMAFLREVELISIAVHKNILRLTGFCTTPTERLLVYPFMENLSVASRLRDIKLNEPALDWSTRMRIALGAARGLEYLHEHCNPKIIHRDIKAANVLLDGNFEAVVGDFGLAKMMDIGKNTVTTAVRGTMGHIAPEYIKTGRPSVKTDIFGYGVMLLEIMTGERAIAFHPDRIEEAGEIMLIDQVKLWMEEGRLLNLVDRNLGGVYNLEELEKVTQIALLCTHMDPDQRPTMSEVVQMLEGEIVPAERWEEWQLAELQRRQQHEMRQQGKLFNFSEESLNIQEAIELSSGR from the exons ATGCCAACAGTCTTATCTTTCTCTTGCTGTCGACTTCGAAG AATTTTGAGCTCCTCTGGGTTAACAGGAACCTTATCACCCAGTATTGCAAAGCTAACAAGTTTACAGCAGCT GAAACTGGATAACAACAACATAACTGGAGGGATTCCTCTGGAGTTTGGAAACCTTTCGAGTTTGACAATTCTAAACCTTGGAGGAAATAATTTAAATGGATCAATACCGGACTCCCTTGGACAACTTTCTAAACTCCAAAATCT GGATCTAAGCCATAATTATTTAAGCGGGAATATCCCAAgctctttctcaaatcttccgtCATTGAATGATat TAATCTAGCATATAATAATATTGGCGGTGAAATCCCACAGCATCTACTTCAGGTGGCTCAATACAA CTATGCAGGCAATCACTTGAATTGTGGCCAAAATTTATTTTCATGTGAAGGAGGCAGAACAAGGACAG GTGGATCAAAAAATTCCAAGTTAAAGGTAGTTATTGGAAGCATTGCTGGAGCAGTCACTCTTTTTGTAACTGTAGCTCTAGTTTTGCTATGGTGGCAAAGAATGCGTTACCGGCCTGAAATCTTCATTGACGTGTCAG GTCAGAATGATCATATGTTTGAGTTTGGGCAAATAAAGCGGTTCTCATGGCGGGAGCTTCAGATTGCAACCAACAATTTCAGTGAACAGAACGTTCTTGGCAAGGGTGGTTTTGGTAAGGTGTATAAAGGAGTACTTCCAGGTCCAAACAGTATAAAGATTGCAGTGAAACGGCTACTGAATGTGGACAGTCGTGAAGGGGAAATGGCTTTCCTCAGAGAAGTTGAATTGATAAGCATTGCTGTGCACAAGAACATATTAAGGTTGACAGGATTCTGCACAACACCAACAGAGAGGCTCTTGGTCTACCCTTTCATGGAGAATCTTAGTGTTGCTTCCCGTTTAAGAG ATATAAAACTAAACGAACCAGCGTTAGATTGGTCTACAAGAATGCGAATTGCTCTTGGTGCTGCCCGTGGATTGGAATACCTTCATGAGCACTGCAATCCCAAGATCATCCACCGTGACATCAAGGCTGCAAATGTCCTGCTTGATGGGAACTTTGAAGCAGTGGTAGGAGATTTTGGGTTGGCGAAGATGATGGACATAGGGAAGAACACAGTAACAACAGCGGTTCGTGGGACTATGGGCCACATAGCTCCTGAGTACATAAAGACAGGAAGGCCATCAGTGAAGACAGATATCTTTGGATATGGTGTCATGCTGTTAGAGATTATGACAGGAGAGCGTGCAATTGCATTCCATCCTGACCGTATAGAAGAAGCAGGCGAGATCATGCTCATTGATCAG GTCAAGCTATGGATGGAAGAAGGGCGACTACTCAACCTAGTGGATCGCAATCTAGGTGGCGTCTACAACCTTGAAGAGCTGGAGAAGGTTACCCAGATAGCACTTCTCTGCACTCACATGGACCCTGATCAACGCCCTACAATGTCTGAGGTGGTGCAGATGCTGGAAGGAGAGATTGTCCCAGCAGAGCGGTGGGAGGAATGGCAGCTGGCTGAGCTCCAACGACGACAACAGCATGAGATGAGGCAACAAGGCAAACTATTCAACTTCAGTGAAGAGTCTCTAAACATCCAGGAAGCCATTGAGTTGTCATCTGGCAGATGA
- the LOC136484114 gene encoding LRR receptor kinase SERK2-like isoform X2 gives MLLPPSPVNRIRVHSAVHLFLKQKQDDRFRNNEAISFYVTSVGMPTVLSFSCCRLRRILSSSGLTGTLSPSIAKLTSLQQLKLDNNNITGGIPLEFGNLSSLTILNLGGNNLNGSIPDSLGQLSKLQNLDLSHNYLSGNIPSSFSNLPSLNDINLAYNNIGGEIPQHLLQVAQYNYAGNHLNCGQNLFSCEGGRTRTGGSKNSKLKVVIGSIAGAVTLFVTVALVLLWWQRMRYRPEIFIDVSGQNDHMFEFGQIKRFSWRELQIATNNFSEQNVLGKGGFGKVYKGVLPGPNSIKIAVKRLLNVDSREGEMAFLREVELISIAVHKNILRLTGFCTTPTERLLVYPFMENLSVASRLRDIKLNEPALDWSTRMRIALGAARGLEYLHEHCNPKIIHRDIKAANVLLDGNFEAVVGDFGLAKMMDIGKNTVTTAVRGTMGHIAPEYIKTGRPSVKTDIFGYGVMLLEIMTGERAIAFHPDRIEEAGEIMLIDQVKLWMEEGRLLNLVDRNLGGVYNLEELEKVTQIALLCTHMDPDQRPTMSEVVQMLEGEIVPAERWEEWQLAELQRRQQHEMRQQGKLFNFSEESLNIQEAIELSSGR, from the exons CCTGAAACAAAAACAAGATGATCGATTCAGAAATAATGAAGCTATTAGCTTTTATGTTACTTCTGTTGGGATGCCAACAGTCTTATCTTTCTCTTGCTGTCGACTTCGAAG AATTTTGAGCTCCTCTGGGTTAACAGGAACCTTATCACCCAGTATTGCAAAGCTAACAAGTTTACAGCAGCT GAAACTGGATAACAACAACATAACTGGAGGGATTCCTCTGGAGTTTGGAAACCTTTCGAGTTTGACAATTCTAAACCTTGGAGGAAATAATTTAAATGGATCAATACCGGACTCCCTTGGACAACTTTCTAAACTCCAAAATCT GGATCTAAGCCATAATTATTTAAGCGGGAATATCCCAAgctctttctcaaatcttccgtCATTGAATGATat TAATCTAGCATATAATAATATTGGCGGTGAAATCCCACAGCATCTACTTCAGGTGGCTCAATACAA CTATGCAGGCAATCACTTGAATTGTGGCCAAAATTTATTTTCATGTGAAGGAGGCAGAACAAGGACAG GTGGATCAAAAAATTCCAAGTTAAAGGTAGTTATTGGAAGCATTGCTGGAGCAGTCACTCTTTTTGTAACTGTAGCTCTAGTTTTGCTATGGTGGCAAAGAATGCGTTACCGGCCTGAAATCTTCATTGACGTGTCAG GTCAGAATGATCATATGTTTGAGTTTGGGCAAATAAAGCGGTTCTCATGGCGGGAGCTTCAGATTGCAACCAACAATTTCAGTGAACAGAACGTTCTTGGCAAGGGTGGTTTTGGTAAGGTGTATAAAGGAGTACTTCCAGGTCCAAACAGTATAAAGATTGCAGTGAAACGGCTACTGAATGTGGACAGTCGTGAAGGGGAAATGGCTTTCCTCAGAGAAGTTGAATTGATAAGCATTGCTGTGCACAAGAACATATTAAGGTTGACAGGATTCTGCACAACACCAACAGAGAGGCTCTTGGTCTACCCTTTCATGGAGAATCTTAGTGTTGCTTCCCGTTTAAGAG ATATAAAACTAAACGAACCAGCGTTAGATTGGTCTACAAGAATGCGAATTGCTCTTGGTGCTGCCCGTGGATTGGAATACCTTCATGAGCACTGCAATCCCAAGATCATCCACCGTGACATCAAGGCTGCAAATGTCCTGCTTGATGGGAACTTTGAAGCAGTGGTAGGAGATTTTGGGTTGGCGAAGATGATGGACATAGGGAAGAACACAGTAACAACAGCGGTTCGTGGGACTATGGGCCACATAGCTCCTGAGTACATAAAGACAGGAAGGCCATCAGTGAAGACAGATATCTTTGGATATGGTGTCATGCTGTTAGAGATTATGACAGGAGAGCGTGCAATTGCATTCCATCCTGACCGTATAGAAGAAGCAGGCGAGATCATGCTCATTGATCAG GTCAAGCTATGGATGGAAGAAGGGCGACTACTCAACCTAGTGGATCGCAATCTAGGTGGCGTCTACAACCTTGAAGAGCTGGAGAAGGTTACCCAGATAGCACTTCTCTGCACTCACATGGACCCTGATCAACGCCCTACAATGTCTGAGGTGGTGCAGATGCTGGAAGGAGAGATTGTCCCAGCAGAGCGGTGGGAGGAATGGCAGCTGGCTGAGCTCCAACGACGACAACAGCATGAGATGAGGCAACAAGGCAAACTATTCAACTTCAGTGAAGAGTCTCTAAACATCCAGGAAGCCATTGAGTTGTCATCTGGCAGATGA
- the LOC136484114 gene encoding LRR receptor kinase SERK2-like isoform X4, with protein MIDSEIMKLLAFMLLLLGCQQSYLSLAVDFEVEALVEMKMQLVDSRGVLSDWKDNQMSACYWTNVNCQDNKVATIILSSSGLTGTLSPSIAKLTSLQQLKLDNNNITGGIPLEFGNLSSLTILNLGGNNLNGSIPDSLGQLSKLQNLDLSHNYLSGNIPSSFSNLPSLNDINLAYNNIGGEIPQHLLQVAQYNYAGNHLNCGQNLFSCEGGRTRTGQNDHMFEFGQIKRFSWRELQIATNNFSEQNVLGKGGFGKVYKGVLPGPNSIKIAVKRLLNVDSREGEMAFLREVELISIAVHKNILRLTGFCTTPTERLLVYPFMENLSVASRLRDIKLNEPALDWSTRMRIALGAARGLEYLHEHCNPKIIHRDIKAANVLLDGNFEAVVGDFGLAKMMDIGKNTVTTAVRGTMGHIAPEYIKTGRPSVKTDIFGYGVMLLEIMTGERAIAFHPDRIEEAGEIMLIDQVKLWMEEGRLLNLVDRNLGGVYNLEELEKVTQIALLCTHMDPDQRPTMSEVVQMLEGEIVPAERWEEWQLAELQRRQQHEMRQQGKLFNFSEESLNIQEAIELSSGR; from the exons ATGATCGATTCAGAAATAATGAAGCTATTAGCTTTTATGTTACTTCTGTTGGGATGCCAACAGTCTTATCTTTCTCTTGCTGTCGACTTCGAAG TCGAAGCACTGGTTGAAATGAAGATGCAACTTGTCGATAGCCGTGGTGTCCTTAGTGATTGGAAGGATAATCAAATGAGCGCCTGCTACTGGACCAATGTTAATTGTCAAGACAACAAAGTTGCAACAAT AATTTTGAGCTCCTCTGGGTTAACAGGAACCTTATCACCCAGTATTGCAAAGCTAACAAGTTTACAGCAGCT GAAACTGGATAACAACAACATAACTGGAGGGATTCCTCTGGAGTTTGGAAACCTTTCGAGTTTGACAATTCTAAACCTTGGAGGAAATAATTTAAATGGATCAATACCGGACTCCCTTGGACAACTTTCTAAACTCCAAAATCT GGATCTAAGCCATAATTATTTAAGCGGGAATATCCCAAgctctttctcaaatcttccgtCATTGAATGATat TAATCTAGCATATAATAATATTGGCGGTGAAATCCCACAGCATCTACTTCAGGTGGCTCAATACAA CTATGCAGGCAATCACTTGAATTGTGGCCAAAATTTATTTTCATGTGAAGGAGGCAGAACAAGGACAG GTCAGAATGATCATATGTTTGAGTTTGGGCAAATAAAGCGGTTCTCATGGCGGGAGCTTCAGATTGCAACCAACAATTTCAGTGAACAGAACGTTCTTGGCAAGGGTGGTTTTGGTAAGGTGTATAAAGGAGTACTTCCAGGTCCAAACAGTATAAAGATTGCAGTGAAACGGCTACTGAATGTGGACAGTCGTGAAGGGGAAATGGCTTTCCTCAGAGAAGTTGAATTGATAAGCATTGCTGTGCACAAGAACATATTAAGGTTGACAGGATTCTGCACAACACCAACAGAGAGGCTCTTGGTCTACCCTTTCATGGAGAATCTTAGTGTTGCTTCCCGTTTAAGAG ATATAAAACTAAACGAACCAGCGTTAGATTGGTCTACAAGAATGCGAATTGCTCTTGGTGCTGCCCGTGGATTGGAATACCTTCATGAGCACTGCAATCCCAAGATCATCCACCGTGACATCAAGGCTGCAAATGTCCTGCTTGATGGGAACTTTGAAGCAGTGGTAGGAGATTTTGGGTTGGCGAAGATGATGGACATAGGGAAGAACACAGTAACAACAGCGGTTCGTGGGACTATGGGCCACATAGCTCCTGAGTACATAAAGACAGGAAGGCCATCAGTGAAGACAGATATCTTTGGATATGGTGTCATGCTGTTAGAGATTATGACAGGAGAGCGTGCAATTGCATTCCATCCTGACCGTATAGAAGAAGCAGGCGAGATCATGCTCATTGATCAG GTCAAGCTATGGATGGAAGAAGGGCGACTACTCAACCTAGTGGATCGCAATCTAGGTGGCGTCTACAACCTTGAAGAGCTGGAGAAGGTTACCCAGATAGCACTTCTCTGCACTCACATGGACCCTGATCAACGCCCTACAATGTCTGAGGTGGTGCAGATGCTGGAAGGAGAGATTGTCCCAGCAGAGCGGTGGGAGGAATGGCAGCTGGCTGAGCTCCAACGACGACAACAGCATGAGATGAGGCAACAAGGCAAACTATTCAACTTCAGTGAAGAGTCTCTAAACATCCAGGAAGCCATTGAGTTGTCATCTGGCAGATGA